A region of Paenibacillus thiaminolyticus DNA encodes the following proteins:
- the groL gene encoding chaperonin GroEL (60 kDa chaperone family; promotes refolding of misfolded polypeptides especially under stressful conditions; forms two stacked rings of heptamers to form a barrel-shaped 14mer; ends can be capped by GroES; misfolded proteins enter the barrel where they are refolded when GroES binds), whose amino-acid sequence MAKEIKFSEDARRSMLRGVDALANAVKVTLGPKGRNVVLEKKFGAPLITNDGVTIAKEIELEDAFENMGAQLVKEVATKTNDVAGDGTTTATVLAQAMIREGLKNVTAGANPMVVRKGIEKAVKAAVEDLKKIAKPIENKQSIAQVAAISADDEEVGALIAEAMEKVGNDGVITVEESKGFNTELEVVEGMQFDRGYVSPYMITDTDKMEAILDNAYILITDKKVSNIQEILPVLEKVVQQGKQLLIIAEDVEGEAQATLIVNKLRGTFTCVAVKAPGFGDRRKAMLQDIAALTGGQVITEELGLELKSTTIEQLGTARQIRVTKENTIIVDGAGAKEDINARIKQIRTQLEETTSEFDKEKLQERLAKLAGGVAVIKVGAATETELKERKLRIEDALNATRAAVEEGIVAGGGTALMNVYQSVAAVQSNDDELTGVNIVLRALEAPVRAIADNAGQEGSIIVERLKKEATGIGYNAATDEWVNMIEAGIVDPAKVTRSALQNAASVAAMFLTTEAVIADKPEPEKPAMPDMGGMGGMGGMM is encoded by the coding sequence ATGGCAAAAGAAATCAAGTTCTCGGAAGACGCACGCCGTTCCATGCTTCGCGGGGTTGACGCTTTGGCTAATGCGGTGAAAGTGACACTTGGACCGAAAGGCCGCAACGTCGTATTGGAGAAGAAATTCGGTGCTCCGCTTATCACGAACGACGGTGTGACGATTGCGAAGGAAATCGAACTGGAAGACGCGTTTGAAAACATGGGCGCTCAACTGGTTAAAGAAGTAGCTACCAAAACAAATGACGTTGCCGGTGACGGTACGACGACCGCTACGGTTCTGGCTCAAGCGATGATTCGCGAAGGCTTGAAGAACGTTACGGCTGGCGCCAATCCGATGGTCGTTCGCAAAGGGATCGAGAAAGCAGTAAAAGCTGCAGTCGAAGATCTGAAGAAAATTGCGAAGCCAATCGAGAACAAGCAAAGCATCGCTCAAGTCGCTGCTATCTCTGCCGATGACGAAGAAGTCGGTGCATTGATCGCAGAAGCAATGGAGAAAGTCGGCAATGACGGCGTAATTACGGTTGAGGAATCCAAAGGCTTCAATACGGAGCTTGAAGTTGTAGAAGGTATGCAATTCGACCGCGGTTATGTATCTCCATACATGATCACGGATACCGACAAAATGGAAGCTATCCTCGATAACGCATATATCTTGATCACAGACAAGAAGGTTTCCAACATCCAAGAAATCCTTCCTGTTCTTGAGAAAGTCGTTCAACAAGGCAAGCAGCTCCTGATCATCGCTGAAGATGTGGAAGGCGAAGCTCAAGCAACCTTGATCGTGAATAAGCTTCGCGGCACATTCACTTGCGTAGCCGTTAAGGCTCCAGGCTTCGGCGATCGCCGCAAAGCCATGCTGCAAGATATCGCTGCATTGACTGGCGGTCAAGTGATCACGGAAGAACTCGGCCTTGAATTGAAATCGACTACGATCGAGCAATTGGGTACAGCACGTCAAATCCGTGTTACGAAAGAAAACACAATCATCGTTGACGGTGCTGGCGCAAAAGAAGACATCAATGCTCGCATCAAGCAAATCCGTACGCAGCTCGAAGAAACAACTTCCGAGTTCGACAAAGAGAAGCTGCAAGAGCGTCTGGCTAAGTTGGCTGGCGGCGTAGCCGTTATCAAAGTCGGCGCTGCAACGGAAACCGAATTGAAAGAGCGCAAGCTCCGCATCGAAGATGCTCTGAACGCGACTCGCGCAGCCGTGGAAGAAGGCATCGTTGCCGGCGGTGGTACGGCATTGATGAACGTATACCAATCGGTAGCGGCCGTTCAATCGAATGACGATGAATTGACTGGTGTTAACATCGTGCTTCGCGCGCTGGAAGCTCCGGTTCGCGCGATTGCGGACAACGCAGGTCAAGAAGGCTCCATCATCGTTGAGCGTCTGAAGAAAGAAGCGACAGGTATCGGCTACAATGCCGCTACCGACGAGTGGGTCAACATGATCGAAGCGGGTATCGTCGACCCTGCGAAGGTAACGCGTTCCGCACTGCAGAACGCCGCTTCCGTAGCAGCTATGTTCTTGACGACCGAAGCGGTTATCGCTGACAAGCCAGAACCAGAAAAACCAGCTATGCCTGACATGGGCGGAATGGGCGGCATGGGCGGAATGATGTAA
- the tatC gene encoding twin-arginine translocase subunit TatC → MSNVTEEQMTLVEHITELRKRVVYIIIVLVIGLVAGLLVADPIYEYLRNTEPANQMPLHGFSLWDGIGIYMKFAFIIALAVTLPFAMYQLWAFVSPGLREIERRAALRYVPFVFVLFLLGLSFAYFVVFPMAFSFTSGINKHMNLTETYGITQYFTFMFNLLIPISLLFELPVVIMFLTRIRLLNPLRLRKMRRIAYFVLILLGTMLSPPDIVSDLLVAIPLLILYEISVFMSSLVYRKQLLEQEAWEKEFEEGADTTAV, encoded by the coding sequence ATGTCGAATGTAACGGAAGAACAAATGACGCTGGTCGAGCACATTACGGAGCTTCGCAAACGCGTCGTCTATATCATCATTGTCCTGGTCATCGGCCTGGTGGCAGGGCTCCTCGTCGCTGATCCGATATACGAATATTTGCGCAATACGGAGCCGGCCAATCAGATGCCGCTTCACGGCTTCTCGCTATGGGACGGGATTGGGATATACATGAAGTTCGCCTTCATTATTGCATTGGCTGTGACACTCCCGTTTGCGATGTACCAGCTGTGGGCTTTTGTCAGCCCTGGGCTTCGGGAAATAGAACGGCGTGCTGCCCTTCGGTACGTCCCTTTTGTATTTGTGCTGTTTTTGCTCGGACTGTCCTTCGCCTATTTCGTCGTCTTTCCGATGGCGTTTTCTTTTACGTCAGGCATTAACAAGCATATGAACTTGACCGAGACGTACGGCATTACGCAGTATTTTACGTTCATGTTCAATCTGCTGATCCCGATCTCTCTGCTCTTCGAGCTGCCGGTTGTCATTATGTTCCTGACCCGGATCCGGTTGTTGAACCCGCTGAGATTGCGGAAAATGCGGCGGATTGCCTACTTTGTCTTGATTTTGCTCGGGACGATGCTGTCTCCGCCGGATATTGTCTCGGATTTGCTCGTGGCGATACCGCTCCTCATTCTCTATGAGATCAGCGTATTCATGTCTTCGCTCGTCTATCGGAAGCAGTTGCTGGAGCAAGAGGCATGGGAGAAGGAATTTGAGGAAGGCGCCGATACGACGGCGGTCTGA
- a CDS encoding FtsW/RodA/SpoVE family cell cycle protein has translation MYYIRKLKKLDKPMLLVLLGLMIFGTIAVHEATSGTNLDGLYKYSIIFFALFLIPMLLIALLDYSIFTGAVSYILYGIGLALLLLVMFTGENINGAVRWIRIGSFQLQPSELVKIATVLVTCNLLQKRSGHKLRFIQDLLPIGAVFFIPAFIVMKQPDLGTALVFVAVLPVMLWMGNIRVWHMLLLLASMALPIGGVCWLYFANYDILAELLKPHQLSRIETFLEPGLDPDKSWHVNNAMNAIGSGQMSGNSGFYVERGYIPYAYSDSIYVVIGEKFGFIGSSILLLLFYLLIFRMLYIARESRDLAGSYLVVGLTGMLLFQIFVNIGMHIGLMPLTGISLPFISYGGSSLLANMLCIGLVLSVHIHKDELKEDIGIVPDTDGGQKM, from the coding sequence ATGTATTATATTCGCAAGCTGAAAAAATTGGACAAGCCGATGCTCCTGGTGCTGCTCGGCCTTATGATTTTCGGGACGATAGCCGTGCATGAAGCGACTTCGGGCACGAATCTCGATGGCTTGTACAAGTATAGCATTATATTTTTCGCTCTCTTCCTTATTCCGATGCTGCTGATAGCGCTGCTTGATTACTCTATATTCACCGGCGCCGTATCTTATATTTTGTACGGAATCGGGCTTGCTCTGCTTCTGCTCGTGATGTTCACCGGAGAAAATATCAATGGAGCGGTACGATGGATAAGAATCGGCAGCTTCCAGCTTCAGCCCTCCGAATTGGTGAAGATAGCTACCGTGCTCGTTACTTGTAATCTGCTGCAAAAACGGTCCGGCCATAAGCTCCGGTTCATTCAGGATTTGCTGCCGATTGGCGCCGTGTTCTTCATTCCTGCATTCATCGTTATGAAGCAGCCGGATTTGGGCACTGCGCTGGTGTTCGTCGCCGTCCTGCCCGTCATGCTGTGGATGGGCAACATTCGCGTCTGGCATATGCTGCTGCTGCTCGCCTCGATGGCCCTGCCGATTGGGGGCGTCTGCTGGCTGTATTTTGCGAATTATGATATCCTGGCCGAGCTGTTGAAGCCCCATCAATTGTCAAGAATCGAGACCTTCCTTGAACCAGGCCTCGATCCTGATAAATCGTGGCATGTCAATAACGCCATGAACGCGATCGGATCGGGTCAAATGAGCGGAAATTCAGGCTTCTACGTTGAGCGTGGGTACATTCCGTATGCGTATTCGGATTCCATCTATGTGGTCATTGGCGAGAAATTCGGATTTATCGGTTCTTCGATTCTGTTGCTCTTATTTTATTTGCTTATTTTCCGCATGCTGTATATCGCCCGGGAGAGCCGGGATCTGGCGGGGTCCTATCTCGTTGTCGGGTTGACCGGCATGCTGCTGTTCCAAATATTCGTCAACATCGGCATGCATATCGGCCTGATGCCGTTGACGGGCATCTCGCTTCCGTTCATCAGTTACGGGGGAAGCTCCTTGCTGGCGAATATGCTGTGCATCGGCTTGGTGCTGAGCGTCCATATCCATAAGGACGAGCTCAAGGAGGACATCGGCATCGTACCAGATACAGATGGTGGACAAAAAATGTAA
- the ftsW gene encoding putative lipid II flippase FtsW, protein MKQTIKGRPDFLLLFVTLLLVMFGLAMIYSASSVVVSLKYEKPSYYMSKQMLFALIGLVAMFVFMNIPFRKWSKAAPFLLLFSIVLLVLVPYFGIKVNGATRWFSVGGMRFQPTEFAKLALIIYLSHLISKKGERIRVFARGLLPILIVIGVMLLLIMLQPDFGSVMIITIISMTIIIIGGANMRHIVMLSGGFGVLLVFLAFSRSYRYQRIISFLNPFDDPEGSGYQLIQSLIALAHGGVTGTGYGQSVQKLFYLPEAHTDFIFAIIGEEFGFVGGLLLLFCFFLFFWRGLMAALRSDEPFGIMLGTGIITMIFAQFAFNLGAVTGAMPIKGVPLPFISYGGSSLLLCMASTGILLNISRDNDRRQRE, encoded by the coding sequence TTGAAGCAAACGATAAAAGGCCGTCCGGATTTTTTGCTGCTTTTTGTGACATTGCTGCTGGTCATGTTCGGATTGGCGATGATATACAGCGCCAGCTCGGTCGTCGTCAGCCTGAAGTATGAGAAGCCGTCCTATTATATGTCGAAGCAAATGTTGTTCGCTCTCATCGGCCTTGTCGCTATGTTTGTATTCATGAACATTCCCTTTCGCAAATGGAGCAAGGCCGCACCCTTCTTGCTTCTGTTCTCGATTGTGCTGCTTGTGCTCGTTCCTTATTTCGGCATCAAGGTGAATGGGGCGACAAGATGGTTCAGTGTCGGCGGCATGCGGTTCCAACCTACGGAATTCGCCAAGCTGGCCCTGATCATCTATTTGTCACATCTAATCAGCAAAAAAGGAGAGCGGATTCGCGTTTTCGCTAGGGGATTGCTGCCCATTTTGATTGTGATTGGGGTCATGCTGCTTCTAATTATGCTGCAGCCGGATTTTGGCTCGGTGATGATCATTACCATTATATCCATGACCATTATTATTATCGGCGGGGCGAATATGCGTCATATTGTGATGCTGAGCGGGGGATTTGGAGTGCTGTTGGTCTTTCTTGCCTTCAGCCGCAGCTATCGCTACCAGCGGATTATTTCGTTTTTGAATCCGTTCGATGATCCGGAAGGGTCAGGCTACCAATTGATTCAATCTTTAATCGCGCTGGCTCACGGTGGGGTGACCGGAACGGGATACGGCCAGAGTGTGCAGAAGCTGTTCTATTTGCCGGAAGCGCACACCGATTTTATTTTTGCCATCATCGGAGAAGAATTCGGTTTTGTCGGCGGGTTATTGCTTTTGTTTTGCTTTTTTCTCTTCTTTTGGCGCGGCCTGATGGCAGCTCTTCGCAGTGATGAGCCCTTCGGAATTATGCTCGGAACGGGCATTATTACCATGATATTCGCCCAATTCGCGTTCAACCTGGGGGCGGTAACCGGGGCGATGCCGATTAAGGGCGTACCGCTTCCGTTCATCAGCTATGGAGGCTCTTCTCTCTTGTTGTGCATGGCCAGCACCGGAATTCTGTTAAACATTTCTCGTGATAACGATCGGAGACAGCGCGAATAG
- a CDS encoding ABC-F family ATP-binding cassette domain-containing protein produces MLLQVNGMSKSYGITPVLSNITLQILERERIGLVGVNGAGKSTLLQLIAGEMSPDNGTIYKAKETRIGYLAQNSGLQSNRSIWDEMMLVFAPLVEAEQELRQLEHEIADPETAADSARHEAVMRRYAERSEWFRMQGGYEMETRVRSILHGMGFSQMDPGTPIHTLSGGQKTRLALARILLQQPDLLLLDEPTNHLDIHTLTWLENYLRSYPGAVLVVSHDRYFLDAMVTTIIEIERHQAKRYTGNYTKYMELKAAEYEQQMKLYEKQQDDIARLEDFVQRNLVRASTTKRAQSRRKTLEKMERLDKPAGELKKAHFRFETTRQSGKDVLHVQQLSAGYDGADPLFRHAEFDLKRGEMVALIGPNGIGKSTLLKVLIGKHPHRDGSCRWGTNVSIGYYDQEQSTLNPNHTVLEEVWSAYPHLEEVRIRTVLGNFLFSGDDVTKKVASLSGGEKARVALAKLMLQQANVLILDEPTNHLDLFSKEVLESALYDYEGTLLFISHDRYFLNKMAERIIELDADGTHLYLGNYDDYMTKKQELAEDEAIRASLQPAAPSKPAAFQGSPAADCAADAGLSAAEAYEADKQAKREERARQRKLEQLETQIAALEARIAERELELAEPDVYNDYVRIQAIQAQLDEDKEALNAVYAEWEQLMEA; encoded by the coding sequence ATGCTGCTTCAAGTGAACGGCATGAGCAAGAGTTACGGGATAACTCCCGTATTGTCGAATATTACGCTGCAGATTCTGGAGCGCGAGCGGATTGGGCTGGTCGGCGTCAACGGGGCCGGCAAATCGACGCTCCTGCAGCTCATCGCCGGAGAGATGTCCCCGGACAACGGGACCATTTATAAAGCCAAAGAAACGCGGATCGGTTACCTGGCCCAGAACAGCGGACTGCAATCGAACCGCTCCATCTGGGACGAGATGATGCTCGTATTCGCCCCATTAGTGGAAGCGGAACAAGAGCTGCGGCAGCTCGAACATGAGATTGCGGACCCGGAGACCGCCGCCGACTCCGCCCGCCATGAAGCGGTGATGCGCAGATACGCCGAGCGCTCGGAATGGTTCCGCATGCAGGGCGGGTACGAGATGGAGACGCGGGTGCGGAGCATTCTTCACGGGATGGGCTTCAGCCAGATGGATCCGGGCACGCCCATCCATACGCTAAGCGGCGGCCAGAAGACCCGGCTGGCCTTGGCCCGCATTCTGCTGCAGCAGCCCGATCTGCTGCTGCTGGACGAGCCGACGAACCATCTGGACATCCATACGCTGACCTGGCTCGAGAATTATCTCCGTTCCTATCCGGGAGCGGTGCTGGTCGTGTCTCACGACCGTTATTTCCTCGATGCGATGGTCACCACCATTATCGAGATCGAACGCCATCAGGCGAAGCGCTACACCGGCAATTATACGAAGTATATGGAACTAAAAGCGGCCGAGTACGAGCAGCAGATGAAGCTGTATGAGAAGCAGCAGGACGACATCGCCCGGCTGGAGGATTTCGTCCAGCGCAACCTCGTGCGCGCTTCGACGACGAAGCGGGCGCAGAGCCGGCGCAAGACATTGGAGAAGATGGAGCGGCTGGACAAACCGGCCGGCGAGCTGAAGAAGGCGCATTTCCGCTTCGAGACGACGAGGCAGAGCGGCAAGGATGTGCTGCATGTGCAGCAGCTCTCCGCGGGCTATGACGGCGCCGATCCATTGTTCCGCCATGCGGAATTCGATCTGAAGCGCGGCGAGATGGTCGCCCTTATCGGTCCGAATGGAATCGGCAAGTCGACCTTGCTGAAGGTGCTGATCGGCAAGCATCCCCATCGCGACGGAAGCTGCCGCTGGGGTACCAATGTCTCGATCGGCTACTATGATCAAGAACAATCGACGCTGAATCCGAACCATACGGTGCTCGAAGAAGTGTGGAGCGCCTATCCTCATCTGGAGGAGGTACGGATACGGACCGTATTGGGGAACTTCCTGTTCAGCGGAGATGATGTGACGAAGAAGGTCGCTTCCCTGAGCGGCGGGGAAAAAGCGCGCGTCGCCCTAGCCAAGCTGATGCTGCAGCAGGCGAACGTGCTGATTCTCGACGAGCCGACCAACCACCTCGATCTGTTCAGCAAGGAAGTGCTGGAATCGGCGCTGTACGACTATGAAGGCACGCTGCTGTTCATTTCCCATGACCGCTACTTCCTGAACAAGATGGCGGAGCGCATCATCGAGCTGGATGCGGACGGAACGCACCTGTATCTCGGCAATTATGACGACTATATGACCAAAAAGCAGGAGCTTGCCGAAGACGAAGCGATTCGCGCCTCGCTCCAGCCGGCGGCGCCAAGCAAGCCGGCCGCGTTCCAGGGCAGCCCCGCGGCGGACTGTGCGGCCGATGCGGGCTTGAGCGCGGCGGAGGCCTATGAGGCCGACAAGCAGGCCAAGCGCGAGGAGCGCGCGCGCCAGCGGAAGCTGGAGCAATTGGAGACGCAGATTGCCGCCCTGGAAGCGAGGATCGCGGAGCGCGAGCTGGAGCTTGCCGAGCCGGACGTCTATAACGATTATGTCCGCATTCAAGCGATTCAGGCGCAGCTCGATGAAGACAAGGAAGCGTTGAACGCGGTATACGCCGAATGGGAGCAGCTGATGGAAGCCTAG
- the groES gene encoding co-chaperone GroES, producing the protein MIKPLGERVLIEPIAKEETTAFGIVLPDTAKEKPQEGKVIAVGNGVWKDGQRVPLDLKEGDRVIFSKYAGTEVKYEGKEYLIMKESDVHAVIG; encoded by the coding sequence ATGATCAAACCATTAGGTGAGCGCGTATTGATCGAACCAATCGCGAAGGAAGAAACTACAGCTTTCGGTATCGTTCTGCCGGATACGGCGAAGGAGAAGCCGCAAGAAGGCAAGGTTATCGCGGTAGGCAACGGGGTATGGAAAGACGGTCAACGTGTGCCGCTCGATCTGAAAGAAGGAGACCGCGTTATTTTCTCCAAATATGCCGGTACTGAAGTGAAGTATGAAGGCAAAGAGTATTTGATTATGAAAGAAAGCGACGTTCACGCTGTTATCGGCTAA
- a CDS encoding MogA/MoaB family molybdenum cofactor biosynthesis protein, with the protein MRWKVAILTASDKGSRGEREDTSAQVIRELVEEELHGEIVEYRIVPDEMNDISASLIEMADYFQAHLIITTGGIGMAERDVTPEATLKVVDRLVPGMAEAMRFASMQKQRRAMLNRGVCGVRGQTLIINLPGDPKGVHENLLPIMDQIPHALAVLNGHYKGAE; encoded by the coding sequence ATGCGCTGGAAAGTAGCAATATTGACGGCGAGCGACAAAGGTTCCCGGGGAGAGCGCGAGGATACGAGCGCCCAGGTCATTCGGGAACTCGTCGAAGAAGAACTGCATGGTGAGATTGTGGAATATCGGATTGTGCCGGATGAGATGAATGACATCTCCGCATCACTCATTGAGATGGCCGATTATTTTCAGGCCCACTTGATTATTACGACGGGCGGAATCGGTATGGCGGAGCGGGATGTGACGCCGGAAGCGACGCTCAAGGTCGTTGATCGGCTCGTGCCGGGAATGGCGGAAGCGATGCGCTTCGCTTCGATGCAGAAGCAGCGCCGGGCGATGCTGAACCGCGGCGTGTGCGGGGTGAGGGGACAGACGCTCATCATCAATCTGCCCGGAGACCCGAAGGGCGTACATGAGAATCTGCTGCCGATTATGGATCAGATTCCGCATGCGCTCGCTGTGCTGAACGGTCACTATAAGGGCGCGGAATAG
- a CDS encoding YbaK/EbsC family protein, whose amino-acid sequence MEKMNDRVQAVQDKLEELGFANRVVVLPDSARTAQEAAEAIGCEVAQIAKSIIFRMKQSEKPLLVVASGTNRINEKRIGQEIGEKLGKADADFVREHTGFVIGGIPPIGHKEPMVTLIDEDLLRYAEIWAAAGHPHAVLPLTPQELIVMTGGRVMPIV is encoded by the coding sequence ATGGAAAAAATGAATGATCGAGTGCAAGCGGTGCAGGACAAATTGGAGGAGCTTGGCTTCGCCAATCGGGTCGTCGTCCTTCCGGACAGCGCGCGCACGGCCCAGGAAGCGGCAGAGGCGATCGGATGCGAGGTCGCTCAGATCGCGAAGTCCATCATCTTCCGGATGAAGCAGTCGGAGAAGCCGCTGTTGGTGGTCGCAAGCGGAACCAACCGCATTAACGAGAAGCGGATTGGGCAGGAGATCGGCGAGAAGCTGGGCAAAGCCGACGCAGATTTTGTGCGTGAGCATACGGGATTCGTCATCGGAGGCATTCCGCCAATCGGGCATAAGGAGCCGATGGTAACGCTGATCGATGAAGATCTGCTTAGGTATGCGGAAATTTGGGCTGCGGCGGGACATCCGCACGCCGTCTTGCCGCTCACGCCGCAGGAGCTGATCGTCATGACGGGCGGGCGGGTGATGCCGATCGTCTAG
- a CDS encoding 5-formyltetrahydrofolate cyclo-ligase, with the protein MTAAEDKRMLRLQYKARRKAVSQQEREASSEAVCRRAYPFMKALRERHSRPLHLCAYFPFGNELDITALLLDCRQHGDAVYLPRTEASSRTMTLHPWTEDTVFTSGTFGLQEPGPDAERLDPEHWDQLDAILVPGIAYDRQGGRLGLGAGYYDRFWHAYLEVLDRAPHGRRRANPAVRVACIYSWQLAERVPMEAHDIAVEWLITEDEIIACAADTDLLTGKNGSRG; encoded by the coding sequence TTGACGGCAGCGGAGGACAAGCGAATGCTTCGTCTGCAATACAAGGCGCGCAGGAAGGCGGTCAGCCAGCAGGAGCGGGAGGCCAGCAGCGAGGCCGTATGCCGGCGGGCGTACCCATTCATGAAAGCGCTGCGAGAGCGGCATTCCCGCCCCTTGCATTTGTGCGCCTATTTTCCTTTTGGCAATGAGCTGGATATTACCGCCTTGCTCCTTGATTGCCGGCAGCACGGCGATGCCGTCTATCTTCCGCGCACGGAAGCGTCTTCGCGGACGATGACGCTGCACCCATGGACGGAGGATACGGTGTTCACGAGCGGCACCTTCGGCTTGCAGGAGCCAGGCCCCGATGCGGAACGGCTGGATCCGGAGCATTGGGACCAGCTGGACGCCATTCTTGTCCCCGGCATCGCCTACGACCGGCAGGGCGGACGGCTCGGGCTGGGTGCCGGATATTATGACCGGTTCTGGCATGCTTATCTGGAGGTGCTGGACCGCGCGCCACATGGCCGAAGACGCGCCAATCCCGCCGTGCGGGTGGCCTGCATCTATTCGTGGCAGCTGGCGGAGCGCGTGCCGATGGAAGCGCATGATATTGCCGTCGAGTGGCTGATTACGGAGGACGAGATCATTGCTTGCGCAGCCGACACAGATCTGCTAACCGGGAAGAACGGCAGCCGCGGGTAA
- the mgtE gene encoding magnesium transporter yields MEQKWMIQELKDRLSEQNQDALTDFLARYQPYDLAEMLIELQENDQIRFIAVLPIPLGAEILEYVDPELQYRILDRGTKETAASMLNEMSSDKVADLLLAIHPHQAGTLLGLLPADYREKISALMQYPPESAGSLATVDYIAVRNYWTVEHTLQHVRKVGQDAELVSYFYVLDNNGKLVGIVSLKQAILAQADSRLEDIMLKDFVSVSARMNQQEVATILSNYDLVALPVITDEQRMIGIITVDDLIDVIHEEATEDFQKIGGSQPLEEPYFKNSFWKLFRKRIGWLLILFVAEAYTGNVLRHFEDTLSEVIALAFFIPLLVGTGGNTGTQTVTTLVRALALGEVKPKHIFRVIRKEVSTGLILGLCMGVATFIRAQILGVGFDIGSVVAVTAIFIVIWASLIAAVLPLVLHKLKVDPAVVSGPFITTLVDGTGLIIYFTLAKMMLNL; encoded by the coding sequence ATGGAACAAAAATGGATGATTCAAGAATTGAAGGACAGATTGTCCGAACAAAATCAGGACGCCCTTACCGATTTTCTGGCCCGGTACCAACCTTATGATTTAGCCGAGATGTTAATCGAGCTTCAGGAAAACGACCAAATTCGATTTATTGCCGTACTACCTATTCCCCTCGGGGCAGAGATTTTGGAGTATGTCGATCCCGAATTGCAGTACCGAATTTTGGACCGCGGGACCAAGGAGACAGCAGCTTCCATGCTTAATGAAATGTCCAGCGATAAAGTGGCCGATCTGCTGCTGGCCATACATCCCCACCAAGCCGGAACTTTATTAGGGCTTCTGCCTGCCGATTACCGGGAGAAAATCAGCGCTCTGATGCAATACCCTCCAGAGTCGGCGGGAAGTCTGGCTACCGTTGATTATATTGCGGTGCGGAATTATTGGACGGTGGAGCATACGCTGCAGCACGTCCGTAAAGTCGGGCAAGATGCGGAATTGGTCTCTTACTTTTATGTGCTAGATAATAACGGCAAGCTGGTAGGGATCGTCTCCCTGAAGCAAGCTATCCTCGCCCAGGCTGACTCCAGACTAGAGGACATCATGCTCAAAGATTTCGTGTCGGTGTCTGCGCGCATGAACCAGCAGGAAGTGGCGACGATTTTATCCAACTATGATCTGGTGGCTCTTCCCGTAATTACCGATGAACAGCGAATGATCGGGATTATTACGGTCGATGACTTAATTGACGTTATCCATGAGGAAGCAACGGAAGATTTTCAGAAAATAGGTGGAAGCCAGCCTTTAGAAGAGCCGTATTTTAAAAATTCCTTTTGGAAATTATTCCGCAAGCGAATCGGATGGCTGCTTATCTTATTTGTAGCCGAAGCCTATACGGGGAATGTGCTGCGTCATTTTGAAGACACGCTCTCGGAAGTAATTGCGCTCGCATTCTTTATCCCCTTGTTAGTCGGCACGGGCGGAAATACGGGAACACAGACCGTAACGACGCTCGTTCGCGCCTTGGCTCTCGGGGAAGTGAAGCCGAAGCATATCTTCAGAGTCATCCGTAAAGAGGTGTCCACCGGATTGATTCTGGGACTTTGTATGGGAGTCGCAACCTTTATTCGTGCACAGATACTGGGCGTTGGCTTTGATATCGGAAGCGTCGTCGCTGTCACGGCTATTTTTATCGTGATTTGGGCCTCCCTCATCGCCGCTGTGCTGCCTCTGGTGCTGCACAAGCTCAAAGTCGATCCGGCCGTTGTCTCCGGCCCGTTTATTACCACCTTGGTGGACGGTACCGGACTCATCATCTACTTTACTTTGGCTAAAATGATGCTGAACTTGTGA
- the tatA gene encoding twin-arginine translocase TatA/TatE family subunit, translated as MFNGIGVSGILLLLVIALLLFGPNKLPELGRAFGRTLREFKEGARDIMGDEPSAKPARQEIQTVDLEPAGQEPAKASVEANSANQRRLPE; from the coding sequence ATGTTCAACGGCATTGGCGTCTCGGGAATACTTCTGCTCTTGGTCATTGCGCTATTATTGTTCGGACCGAATAAGCTGCCAGAATTGGGACGGGCCTTCGGCCGCACTCTGCGGGAATTCAAGGAAGGCGCACGCGATATTATGGGGGATGAGCCGAGCGCGAAGCCCGCTCGCCAAGAAATTCAGACGGTTGACTTAGAACCGGCTGGTCAGGAGCCGGCCAAGGCTTCCGTCGAAGCGAACAGCGCGAATCAGCGCCGCCTCCCTGAGTAA